The following is a genomic window from Immundisolibacter sp..
AGCGATACCTGAGGGCCGCCGCAGGCTTGCGGCGGCCTTCTTTATTTAAGTAGACGTCTCTGGTTCGTGTTGGCCGGGGTCCGATATAAACGAAGTCGATTTTCCGAATGAGGCCTTGGTAATGGCGCAGCGGTCCTTGATGTCGAAATTGTGGGCATTTTTTTTGCCGGTAATGGTGGCCGGAGCTTTGCTGACCTTGGCACAGGTAAGGCTCGAGGTGCCGCGGGTGGTCATCGAGCCACCGGTGATCGAGACCCGGGACCGTTTCCTGGGCGTCGCGGTAATAGGTGACGTGGCCTGGGCCGTCGGTAAGGACGGCAAGATCATTCGTAGCGAGGATGCGGGCAAGACATGGGCGCAGCAGGCGACCGGTTTGCATATCAACTTCCAGTCAATTGCCGCCTGGGATGACCAGAATGCGGTGGTTGTGGCAAACCGGGGCAAGGGTTTGGTCACCAGTGACGGCGGCAAGACATGGCAGGAGGTTGTATTGCCGGTGGCGCAGGGTGGCAGCGGCAAGGTACTGCGCGTCAGGCTGGATCCGCGGGGGCGCGCGTGGGCGGTTTCCGAAATCAACATCATCATGCGCTCGGTGGATCGTGGCCGGACCTGGCAGCGGCTGACCGAGGCCGACGACGACGTGGCCTGGAACGACATCGCTTTCGCGGGTGACGACACAGCCTGCGTGGTCGGTGAGTTTGGTCGTATTGCTTGCAGTGTGGACGATGGCGCAACCTGGGAGCCACGCGAGTCAGCGGTTGAGCCCAGCCTCATGTCGGTGGTCTTCCGGGACTCCCTGAACGGTTTGGCCGTGGGCTTGAGCGGCACGGTGCTTGCCACGGATGATAGCGGCGTCAGCTGGCGCCAAGTGACGGTCGGTGACCTCGATCGTCACCTTTTCGACGTCATCTGGACTGGTCAACGCTGGGTGGCGGTGGGCGACAAGGGCGTGATGCTGACCGGAGACGCCGAGGCGTCGCATTGGGAAATTGCACGCGTCAATCCGGCCGATTTTGCCTGGCATATCGCGCTCGCCCAGCAGGGTGACGGTTTCATTACGGTCGGCCTCAATGTTGGGCGCTGGGCGGACGGGCAGTGGCAGCTATTTGGTCCGCGGTTCCACTGAGTGCTAGCGGACAACGACATTCTTGCCGTCTGGCAAGCACGGAATTCAGGACAGGTATCCGGTAATGCAACAGGCTAGTCGAGTAGAACGCTTTGCAATGTTCTGTGTCGCGCGTCGCGTGGCGGTGGTGGCGATCATTCTTGCGCTCACGGCGGTGTTCGGGATTTTCGCCGTGCAGGTGGAAATCAAGACCATTTTTCATGATCTGCTGCCCAAAGGGCATCCGTATATCGATATAAACGACAAGTACAACGAGCGCTTTGGCGGACCCAACATCGTCTCGATCATGGTCGAGGCAGAGAACGGCGACATCTTCCAGCCCGAGGTGTTGGAACGTATCAAGAAAATTACCGACGACTTGTACCTGGTGCCCGCCATTAACCAGTACCAGGTTATCTCCCTGGCTTCGCGCAAGCTTCGTTCGATCACGTCGTCCACCGCCGGCATTGAAACCAAGCCGATGATGTGGCCGGATTTGCCGACCTCACAGGCGGAAATCGACCAGCTGCGCGAGGATGTGCTCGCCAATCCGCTGGTGTATGGGCGGTACGTGTCGCCCGATCTGCGCTCGGCGCTGGTCACCGCCGATTTCATCGACCGCCTCATGGACTACGGCAAGCTGTATGCCGGTATTACCGAGATCGCGGAGAAGTACGACGGCAACGGCGTGCATGTACGGGTGGTGGGCGAGCCGCTGTTGACC
Proteins encoded in this region:
- a CDS encoding WD40/YVTN/BNR-like repeat-containing protein, whose translation is MSKLWAFFLPVMVAGALLTLAQVRLEVPRVVIEPPVIETRDRFLGVAVIGDVAWAVGKDGKIIRSEDAGKTWAQQATGLHINFQSIAAWDDQNAVVVANRGKGLVTSDGGKTWQEVVLPVAQGGSGKVLRVRLDPRGRAWAVSEINIIMRSVDRGRTWQRLTEADDDVAWNDIAFAGDDTACVVGEFGRIACSVDDGATWEPRESAVEPSLMSVVFRDSLNGLAVGLSGTVLATDDSGVSWRQVTVGDLDRHLFDVIWTGQRWVAVGDKGVMLTGDAEASHWEIARVNPADFAWHIALAQQGDGFITVGLNVGRWADGQWQLFGPRFH